The genomic window GCGTTGAAGAACATCGCGAAAGTGCAGCAGCAGGACCGCGCGCCACCCCGACCGACTCAACGAGCCGTCGGAGACTGATGCCGACCAGCGCCGGCCGAGTGTCTATGGCGTGGCCACGGCCGAGGTCTCGTGAAGCTCGGCCAGATGTGTCTGAAGATCGTTCCAGCGCTGGGCCAGCGCGCGATTCTTCTGAAATTCCTTCTTCATGTCCACGCGGGTCTGCGCGATTTCGGCGCGTAGCGCCTTGCATTGCGCTGTCATCATGTCGCGCTCATTACGAGACGTGGCCAGCTCTTTCTTGAGGTCCGCGATTTCCTTGGTGTGAAACGCGACCTGTTGCTTGGCATCAGCCACCGCGGTATCCAGCGACGCGGCATCCTTCTGGGCGGCAGCTTTCAGGTCGGCCGCCGTGGAAATCTGCCGATCCATTTCGTGAAACAGCATGCCGTAATCCGTCAATTGCCGTTCAAACTTCCCATCGATAACGCGCGACGGCGGATCGTTCGCTTCCGCCGGCTGATTGTCGCGCACGTAGTCCTTCACTCGTTCGGCCGGCAGCAGCTTGCCGAGCGCTTCTTGGTCGAGCCCCGTGAAGATGTCGTGCCGGTCGATCGGCATGACTTCGTAGAGCGTCCAGTTGCCGGGGCTGGTGGAAACTCGCTTCAACTGCCGGTCCGACATCCTCATGTTCGGTTCGAGCGTGACGCTCTTCTCGCCGGCTTCGGTGACCTGAAACTCGCCGAGATAACCAGTCGGATCGAAGGCAAAGACGACCATCTTCGCCGTCATGCGGTGCGGCACGGGCGCCTCGATCACCACGTTGCCTTTGCCAGTGTTGGAATTGAAGGCCCGCTCGGGATTGACGCTGGTCCAAACGCGGCCGCGATCGACCACGATGTCATGCAACTTGACGTTTGCTACGCGCACCTCTTCGGTGAGCGTGGCCAGGTCCGGCGGACCGTCGACCTGGCGGCCTAAGTCCTGCTCCCATTTGTTCACTTCCGAGCGCCAGGCCTGATTGGTCTTCAAGAGGCGCAGGGAGAAGTAGAAAAAGGGCAGCGTCGCCACCAGGATCAGCGCGATCAGCACCTTGCTCCAGATACTCATGGTGCTTCGCACCTCGCGGTGATCACGGGAAGTCGTCGAGACCCAGGACGTCGAAAGACACACCGGCTAGCGTTAGCTATAGGCCGGGTAACAACTTACGCAGCGCCGGCCTCCTTCGATATTAGGCACGCCCACGGCGCGTGTCAATTAGCGGAGACTAGGCAAGCTTCTCGACGCAAACCCCTTCTACGCCCGGGGTCTCGTAGGACCCCCGGTCGGTCCGGCAAAGTCATCCGGACCGCTACATTCGCTCAAGTCTTACGCAGATTAACGCCGAATTGTGGTACGGCGAAATGGAGGTTCCGCGCTTGCGCGATCTCCGAATAACGCGTCGCGTCGGGGCGACGACCGACCAGGGCGTGTAAGGATCTGACAGAGTGATGGCTTTGCACAAAGACCTCGGCGACTCTCGTCCGCGCGCGTTGGCGCCGCCTCGCCGCGCGGGTGTCTGGATATCGATTGCGCTGGCCGTGCTATCGGCGCCTGGCTGTACGCGGAACTTCTATCGCACGCAAGCCGACAATGAAGTCTCGTACACGGTCCATCAGTTATCGAGTTTGTACAAAACGCCCCTGGAGTACTTCAACGTCTACACCGACAAGCGATCGCGCTTGTTCGATCCGACGAACCCGGATCGGCCCCCCATGCCGCCCGATGATCCGGCCGCGCACAAGTTAATGCATGCCGTGAACTACATGCCGGGCTACCGCAAGTGGTACCGCAATGGCACGGTGCCGGTGGTGGACATGAATTGCTGGCAGCAGTATCTGCCGCCGCCTGACGAAGACGGCGCCATTCCGCTCGACATGGCGACGGCGATGGAGATATCGCGGTTGAACTCGCGCGACTATCAGTCGCAGCTCGAAACGCTTTATTTGGCGGCCATGGACGTGACGGCCGAGCGGTTTCGTTTCACCACCCAATGGTTCAACGATCCCAGCGCCACTTACAACAGCCTAGGTCCGTTGGCGGCCGGCGGACCGCAGGCGACTTGGACCCTTACCAACGACTTGCAGGCGCAAAAGCTCTTCGGGGGCGGCGGGCAGTTGCTGGTCGAAATCGCCAACACGTTGACCTGGAACCTGATCGGGCATAGTCAGACCAACAACACGATCGCCAGCTTCAGCTTGATGCAGCCCATTCTGCGCAATGCGGGCCGGGCTTTCGTCATGGAACGCTTGACGCTCGTCGAACGCACGCTCTTGTACAGCATTCGCCAGATGGAGCAGTACCGCCGGGCTTACTACGCCTTCATCGCCACGGGGCGCAGCACGGGCCTGGGCCCGCAACGCGTCGGTGGTGTGTTCGGCACGGCCGGTTTGGGCGGGTTTACCGGCGTCGGCACCAACGGCTTCGGACAGGTCGGTACGGCCGTCGCCGCTACGGCCAACCCGGCCCTCGGTGGCAGTACCAGCGGCGCCGGTGCCGCGCAGGCGAACGGTTTCATCGGTATCCTGCAAGACATCATGCAGATTCGCAATCAAGAGGCGAACGTTGCCGGCCTGCGCGACAGCCTGGCCCAATTGCAGGCGGCTTACGAGGCCGGGCGCATCGATCGTTTTCAGGTCGATTTGACGCGCCAGTCCTTATATCTCAACGAAAGCCAGGTGCTTAACGCGAAAGTCGTGATGGAGAACTTGCTCGACAACTTCAAAGTCACGATGGGCTTGCCGCCCGACGTGAATTTTGCCGTCAAGGATCCGTTCCTCGACCGCTTCCAATTGATCGACCCCAAGCTAACGAAGATTCAAAACCATGTGGTAAACGTCGTCGAGAAGGTGCGCAATCCAGCGGCGCCGCTCACGATCGAAGATTTGACCGACTACCTCCAAGACGTCGAGCGGGTACAGGCCGAGATCACCGGCCACTTGAACGTCGTCACCAACGATTTCGCCAAGCTTGACGAGCGTTTGCCATCGCGACGGGCGACGCTCGAACGGTTGCAACTGCGACCCGAATACGATCGAGGGGACGTCGAACCCGAGGCCTACAGCGTGAAACTGCTTGACGAGCGTGTAGAAACATTGAAGGACGACTATCAGGATCTACAGAATCGCCTGGATGCCAGCTGGAAAGACTTCGACGTGTTGCGTGGCGAATTGCCCAGCGTCGAGTCCGAAGCCGGGCGGCGCCACTTCCTGGATGCCATCACTTCGCTCTCGGCCCAGGTGCTCGAACTGACGCTGATCCAAGCCCGCGCCCGCCTTGACGCCATCGAATTGGTTCCGATCAATCTCCTGCCGTCGCAGGCCGTTGTCATCGCCAGCGCCAATCGTCCCGATTGGGCTAACACGCGTGCCAGCGTGATCGATGCCTGGCGATTAATCGAGTTCAACGCTAACCAACTGCGGGCCGGACTGAACGTCGTATTCAACGGCGATATTCAAACGCCGAATGGAAATGCATTCAATCCCGTGAACTTTCGCGGGTCGGCCGGGGATTTGAATGTTTCACTGCAATTCGACACGCCGCTGACGCGATTGAACGAGCGGAATGACTATCGGCAAGCGCTGATCGGCTACCAGCAAGCTCGCCGCCGCTGGATGGCGTATGTCGACACAATTCACCAGACGTTGCGCCAGGAAATCCGCCAAATCAATCTGAACCAGATCAACTTCGAACAAAACCGCGGCGCCGTGGCGATCGCCATCGAAAAAGTCGATATCGCGCGGTTGCGACTGATGCAGCCGCCAGCGCCCGGCGAGACCACGACTTTCAGCAACACGTTTGCTCGTGACTTGCTCCAGGCCCTGAACGATCTGCTCCAGGCACAAAACGACTTCATGAGCATTTGGGTGAACTACGAGGTGCAGCGGATCTCCTTGGACTTCGACCTGGGCATCATGCAACTCGACGAGCGCGGCGTATGGATCGACCGGGGGAATGTCGACGGCTCCAAGCTGCTCGAGGAGTATGCGCAGGAATGCGAGCCCGAGGCGTTGCCGTTCCGCTGGCAGGCCACCGAAGACGCCGAAAAGCAACAGCAGAAGCTACGTGAAGGCACGACCGAGGAAGAGCAAAAGGAAGAGGAGATTCCGCCGCCCAACCCCCACCCCACCGACAACGTGCAAAGCATGCCGGAGCCCGGGTCGGAAGAAGTCGTCGATTCGCTGGCCGAAAAGGCTCGCCAGGCGTTGGCCGCCACCCGACCGGTCAAGCTGGTCTCGCCCACGGGGCGCGCCGCCCTGAGGCAGAAACAACCGGCCGAGCGGCCTCAGGTTCCGCAAACGCCGTTTTGATTTACCGCTTCGGGGGGCTAGATGCCAGCACCGCCGGCGACCACCCCCTTTGTGGTTCCAGGGGCGAAAAACCGCGACCTCTCGGCGCGCCTGCCGGGTTGAATGATTATGGTGACAGGCCGTGCCACCTCGGCTACAATCAACGTGGGTTTATGCCTCCCCTCGCGGCCTCGCTACTGCCTACCCCCTGGTCCGTGAGCCCACTTGTCGCAATAGGTGACCGCATGTCGCGTACGCATCGCCCCTCGTTAGTCCTGGTCGCCGCTCGCCGGTCGACCGTGAGGAGCGGGTTTTCGCTCATCGGCCTGTTGGTCATGCTGCTGTTCCTGGGCGGAATCGGCGGCGGCGCGTATTGGTACCTGCGCCCCATGCTGTCGGGTGAAAAGCAGGAGACCACTTATCTGGTCGACCACGTCAAAAGCGGGGTTTTCACGCACGACGTGGTGGAACGCGGCGAAATCGAAAGCTCCAGTAACGTCGAAGTCCGCAGCGCGGTGCAATCGCGCAGCTCCGGGGCCGGCGGCGGCATGGCCATTATCGAGATCGTTCCCGAAGGCACCGTCGTGGCCGAAGGGGATCTTCTCGTCAAGCTCGACGACTCGTCGTTACGCGACGAATTGACGCAGCAGCAAAACGTGGTGAACGCCAGCGACTCACTGGTGATTCAATCCCTGGCCAACCTGGAAACGGCCAAAATCGCCAAGGAAGAATACGAACAGGGGACGTTCAAGCAGGACGAAGAGACGCTGCAAAGTGCCGCGTTCGTGGCCGAGGAGAATCTCCGCCGCGCCCAGGAATACGCCCGGCACAGCGAGCGGCTGGCTTCGCGCGGCTATGTCACGCAGGTGCAGCTCGAAGCCGACAAGTTCGCGGTTAAAAAGGCCGAAGCGGATTTGGCACTGGCGAACACCAAATTGATGGTCATTCGCACGTACACCAAGAAGAAAATGGTCGAGCAGCTCGACGCAAACATCAAGATCGCGGACGCCAAACTGAAAGCCGACGAGAAGACGAACGCCATCGATCGCGCCAAGCTGGAATTCATCCAATCGCAAATCGACAAGTGCATCATCAAGGCACCGGCCGCTGGCCAGGTGGTTTATGCGAACGAGAGCGGCGGTCGCAACGGCCAGGACGTCGTTATTCAGGAAGGGACGGTCATTCGCGAGCGGCAGGTAATCATCCGTTTGCCGGACCCGGAGAAAATGCAGGTCAAGGCACGCATCAACGAGTCGCGCATCGATTACGTACGGGAAGGTCTGCCCGTCATCATCCGTCTGGACGCTCTGCCGAACGTCGAGCTGGCGGGCACCGTCCGCAAGGTAAGCGATTATCCGATGCCGACGGGCTGGTTCGGTAGCAACGTCAAGGAATATGCGACCTTCATCCAGATCGACAACCCGCCAGCAGCGATGCGGCCAGGTATGACCGCCGAAGTGGCCATCCGTACCGAGCAATTGGAAAATGCTTTGCAATTGCCCTCGCAGGCCGTCTTCGAGCGCGGGGGCAAGCACTGGTGCATCGTGCCAGAGGGCCAGAACCTGGTCGCCAAGCCCGTGAAGATTGGGGCCACGAACGATAAGGTGGTTGTCATCAAGGATGGGCTGAAGAACGACGACATCGTGGTCAGCAATCCGCGCAAATACCTGAAGGACGTCGAACTGCCGGCCGCCAGCGAAGAGGACGACAAGCAAATGCTTGCCAAGATGCCTCCACCGCGCGACGACGGCGAGAAGTCGCGGCGCGTGGCCTCGGCCGAAGGCGGACCGGGCGGCGCACGCGGCAAGGGAGGCGGCGGGCGTGATCCAGCCACGATGGTGGCCGGCATGATGGAGCGGCTCGATAAGAACAGCGACGGTAAGCTCGAAGAATCCGAGATGGGCGATCTGCCCGAGCAATTCCGCACCGCTCTAAAAAGTGCCGACACCAATGGCGACGGCTTCACCGATAAGGCCGAGGCGATGAAGATCATGCAGGCCATGCGCGGCGCCGGTGGTGGCGGGGGCCGTCCACCGGGCACGGGCGGCGGAGGTGGAGCGGCGCCATGAACCTCGCCTTTCGAGTCGAGGATCTGAAAAAGGAATACGTGCTCGGCGGTGA from Pirellulales bacterium includes these protein-coding regions:
- a CDS encoding HlyD family efflux transporter periplasmic adaptor subunit, with translation MSRTHRPSLVLVAARRSTVRSGFSLIGLLVMLLFLGGIGGGAYWYLRPMLSGEKQETTYLVDHVKSGVFTHDVVERGEIESSSNVEVRSAVQSRSSGAGGGMAIIEIVPEGTVVAEGDLLVKLDDSSLRDELTQQQNVVNASDSLVIQSLANLETAKIAKEEYEQGTFKQDEETLQSAAFVAEENLRRAQEYARHSERLASRGYVTQVQLEADKFAVKKAEADLALANTKLMVIRTYTKKKMVEQLDANIKIADAKLKADEKTNAIDRAKLEFIQSQIDKCIIKAPAAGQVVYANESGGRNGQDVVIQEGTVIRERQVIIRLPDPEKMQVKARINESRIDYVREGLPVIIRLDALPNVELAGTVRKVSDYPMPTGWFGSNVKEYATFIQIDNPPAAMRPGMTAEVAIRTEQLENALQLPSQAVFERGGKHWCIVPEGQNLVAKPVKIGATNDKVVVIKDGLKNDDIVVSNPRKYLKDVELPAASEEDDKQMLAKMPPPRDDGEKSRRVASAEGGPGGARGKGGGGRDPATMVAGMMERLDKNSDGKLEESEMGDLPEQFRTALKSADTNGDGFTDKAEAMKIMQAMRGAGGGGGRPPGTGGGGGAAP
- a CDS encoding TolC family protein — protein: MALHKDLGDSRPRALAPPRRAGVWISIALAVLSAPGCTRNFYRTQADNEVSYTVHQLSSLYKTPLEYFNVYTDKRSRLFDPTNPDRPPMPPDDPAAHKLMHAVNYMPGYRKWYRNGTVPVVDMNCWQQYLPPPDEDGAIPLDMATAMEISRLNSRDYQSQLETLYLAAMDVTAERFRFTTQWFNDPSATYNSLGPLAAGGPQATWTLTNDLQAQKLFGGGGQLLVEIANTLTWNLIGHSQTNNTIASFSLMQPILRNAGRAFVMERLTLVERTLLYSIRQMEQYRRAYYAFIATGRSTGLGPQRVGGVFGTAGLGGFTGVGTNGFGQVGTAVAATANPALGGSTSGAGAAQANGFIGILQDIMQIRNQEANVAGLRDSLAQLQAAYEAGRIDRFQVDLTRQSLYLNESQVLNAKVVMENLLDNFKVTMGLPPDVNFAVKDPFLDRFQLIDPKLTKIQNHVVNVVEKVRNPAAPLTIEDLTDYLQDVERVQAEITGHLNVVTNDFAKLDERLPSRRATLERLQLRPEYDRGDVEPEAYSVKLLDERVETLKDDYQDLQNRLDASWKDFDVLRGELPSVESEAGRRHFLDAITSLSAQVLELTLIQARARLDAIELVPINLLPSQAVVIASANRPDWANTRASVIDAWRLIEFNANQLRAGLNVVFNGDIQTPNGNAFNPVNFRGSAGDLNVSLQFDTPLTRLNERNDYRQALIGYQQARRRWMAYVDTIHQTLRQEIRQINLNQINFEQNRGAVAIAIEKVDIARLRLMQPPAPGETTTFSNTFARDLLQALNDLLQAQNDFMSIWVNYEVQRISLDFDLGIMQLDERGVWIDRGNVDGSKLLEEYAQECEPEALPFRWQATEDAEKQQQKLREGTTEEEQKEEEIPPPNPHPTDNVQSMPEPGSEEVVDSLAEKARQALAATRPVKLVSPTGRAALRQKQPAERPQVPQTPF